In Archangium violaceum, the following are encoded in one genomic region:
- a CDS encoding CgeB family protein: MSSHGLRIAFFGSSLVSAWWNGAAMYYRGILRALHARGHRVTFYEPDLPGSQGHRDLPVAPDWARVVVYSVEGTDGLERCLEEARSADVVVKASGVGVFDELLEARVLELQSGHTQVVFWDLDAPVTLERVTRNPEDPFRALIPRYDRILTQGGGDPVVLAYRDLGARDCIPVYSAVDPDVHHPVLPDVRFDCDMAFLDERLPDLERRVESFFLRAADLLPDKQFLLGGDGWSGRQRPSNIRYVGHLAPGERNVVRSTARTVLDVSRDGMARFGFSPAPRLFEAASAGACLITDAWEGIELFLEPGRECLVAQDGLEVAEAVLCLTDDGVRELGAAARRRVLAEHTYAHRAVQVEQALGYTSRPGSLREFVA, from the coding sequence ATGAGCAGCCACGGACTTCGGATCGCCTTCTTCGGCTCGAGCCTCGTCTCGGCCTGGTGGAACGGGGCGGCCATGTACTACCGGGGCATCCTCCGCGCCCTCCACGCGCGGGGCCACCGCGTCACCTTCTATGAGCCGGACCTGCCCGGCTCCCAGGGCCACCGCGACCTGCCGGTGGCTCCGGACTGGGCGCGCGTGGTGGTGTACTCCGTCGAGGGCACGGACGGGCTGGAGCGGTGTCTGGAGGAGGCCCGGAGCGCCGACGTGGTGGTGAAGGCCAGCGGTGTGGGCGTCTTCGACGAGCTGCTGGAGGCGCGCGTGCTGGAGCTCCAGTCCGGCCACACCCAGGTCGTCTTCTGGGACCTGGACGCCCCGGTGACGCTGGAGCGGGTGACGAGGAATCCGGAAGATCCCTTCCGGGCCCTCATCCCGCGCTACGACCGCATCCTCACCCAGGGCGGTGGGGATCCGGTGGTGCTGGCCTACCGCGACCTCGGGGCTCGCGACTGCATTCCCGTGTACAGCGCGGTGGATCCGGACGTGCACCACCCGGTGCTCCCGGACGTGCGCTTCGACTGTGACATGGCCTTCCTCGACGAGCGGCTGCCGGACCTCGAGCGGCGCGTGGAATCCTTCTTCCTGCGCGCGGCGGATCTGCTGCCCGACAAGCAATTCCTGCTCGGAGGTGACGGGTGGAGCGGGCGACAGCGGCCCTCCAACATCCGGTACGTGGGCCACCTCGCCCCGGGGGAGCGCAACGTGGTGCGCAGCACGGCGCGCACGGTGCTCGACGTGAGCCGCGATGGCATGGCGCGCTTCGGTTTCTCGCCGGCCCCGCGTCTCTTCGAGGCCGCCAGCGCGGGGGCTTGTCTCATCACCGACGCCTGGGAGGGCATCGAGCTCTTCCTGGAGCCGGGCCGCGAGTGTCTCGTCGCCCAGGACGGTCTGGAGGTCGCCGAGGCGGTGCTGTGTCTCACGGATGACGGGGTGCGCGAGCTGGGTGCCGCGGCGCGCCGTCGCGTGCTGGCCGAGCACACGTACGCACACCGGGCGGTGCAGGTGGAGCAGGCCCTGGGCTACACGTCGCGCCCTGGTTCCCTCCGCGAGTTCGTGGCCTGA
- a CDS encoding RNA polymerase sigma factor yields MPLPEREGRFLLQAGLVEAEGKKRALFLKLWEQHREYLHGLCRRHLGSASDAEEAMSELAMKLWRKLPWPEALIHPKGWLRRMALNVCIDLRRGRRSGDWLVELEELENEEGGLSSCTRTPEQVLLGREMWGETREQLEALSPGLRQVAQLHFVEELSYAVIAAQLGLSQVNVRKRIERARTQLRHARLSAR; encoded by the coding sequence ATGCCGCTCCCGGAGAGGGAGGGCCGGTTCCTCCTCCAGGCCGGATTGGTGGAGGCCGAAGGAAAGAAGAGGGCCCTCTTCCTGAAGCTCTGGGAACAACACCGTGAGTACCTCCACGGGCTCTGTCGCAGGCATCTGGGCAGCGCCTCGGACGCGGAGGAGGCCATGAGCGAGCTGGCCATGAAGCTGTGGCGGAAGCTGCCCTGGCCGGAGGCCCTCATCCACCCGAAGGGGTGGCTGCGGCGGATGGCGCTCAACGTCTGCATCGACCTGCGGCGTGGCAGGCGTTCCGGGGACTGGCTCGTCGAGCTGGAGGAGCTGGAGAACGAGGAGGGGGGCCTCTCCTCCTGTACTCGCACCCCCGAGCAGGTGCTCCTCGGGCGCGAGATGTGGGGAGAGACGCGCGAGCAGCTCGAGGCCCTGTCCCCCGGACTGCGGCAGGTGGCGCAGCTCCACTTCGTGGAGGAGCTGTCCTACGCGGTCATCGCGGCTCAGCTGGGCCTGAGCCAGGTCAACGTGCGCAAGCGCATCGAGCGGGCTCGCACCCAGCTCCGCCACGCGCGCCTGTCGGCCCGCTAG
- a CDS encoding sigma-54 interaction domain-containing protein, protein MDSQHQVDRKAPRGIARSGSPSEGLAESEVVSSGTAGQVVPSGSQREVGDEQGLVAGVKMREALEAARCVADARVPVVLHGETGTGKEVLAWFIHQHSPRRDKRMTQVNCGAIPKELIESTFFGHERGAFTGAVQQQKGVFEDADGGTLFLDELGELPLAAQASLLRVLETGTFCRVGSSREIAVDVRLIAATHKHLEAMVEAGTFRADLYYRLSTIVVEIPPLRERLDEIDLFAQHFLGLANKANGRSVQGLVPEAFALLRAYPWPGNVRELKNAIERAVVMARGTMISPGDLPERVRLFQAGMPREPSPGMGLPPAVTPPPIARGEGARERLQQYEVQLLSEALEGVGWNRTEAAKRLGIPVRTLAYRMKVLGLSKPVR, encoded by the coding sequence ATGGACTCCCAGCATCAGGTCGACCGCAAGGCTCCGCGCGGCATCGCGAGAAGCGGCTCTCCTTCAGAGGGGCTCGCGGAGTCGGAGGTTGTCTCGAGTGGAACTGCTGGCCAGGTCGTGCCCAGCGGGAGCCAGCGTGAAGTGGGCGATGAGCAGGGGCTCGTCGCTGGCGTGAAGATGCGTGAGGCACTGGAGGCGGCCCGCTGTGTGGCGGACGCCCGTGTCCCTGTCGTCTTGCATGGAGAAACCGGCACGGGCAAGGAGGTGCTGGCGTGGTTCATCCACCAGCACAGCCCCCGTCGCGACAAGCGCATGACGCAGGTCAACTGCGGCGCCATTCCCAAGGAGCTCATCGAGAGCACCTTCTTCGGCCACGAACGGGGGGCCTTCACCGGAGCCGTCCAGCAGCAGAAGGGCGTCTTCGAGGACGCGGATGGCGGGACGCTCTTCCTCGACGAGCTGGGGGAGCTTCCCCTGGCGGCCCAGGCCTCGCTGCTGCGCGTGCTCGAGACGGGGACCTTCTGCCGCGTCGGTTCGAGCCGGGAGATCGCCGTCGACGTGCGGCTCATCGCCGCCACGCACAAGCATCTCGAGGCCATGGTCGAGGCGGGCACCTTTCGCGCGGACCTCTACTACCGCCTGAGCACCATCGTGGTGGAGATCCCCCCGCTGCGCGAGCGGCTCGATGAGATAGACCTCTTCGCACAGCACTTCCTCGGCCTCGCCAACAAGGCCAATGGCCGGAGCGTCCAGGGGCTCGTCCCCGAGGCGTTCGCGCTGCTCCGGGCCTACCCCTGGCCGGGGAACGTGCGCGAGCTCAAGAACGCCATCGAGCGTGCCGTCGTGATGGCGCGGGGCACGATGATCTCCCCTGGAGATCTGCCGGAGCGCGTCCGGCTCTTCCAGGCGGGGATGCCGCGGGAGCCCTCCCCGGGCATGGGCCTGCCGCCCGCGGTGACCCCGCCGCCCATCGCGAGGGGCGAGGGCGCCCGGGAGCGCCTCCAGCAGTACGAGGTGCAGCTGCTGAGCGAGGCGCTGGAAGGCGTCGGCTGGAACCGGACCGAGGCCGCGAAGCGGCTGGGAATTCCCGTGCGGACGCTGGCCTACCGGATGAAGGTGCTGGGGCTTAGCAAGCCCGTGCGGTGA
- a CDS encoding glycosyltransferase family 2 protein yields MSCVMITAGRARFVEQSIRYFLAQDVARKELIIIHEEEGDLPPTLPEGAGIRVERVPRGLSLGAKRNAGVALARGGIVAQWDDDDWYGPQRLSHQLAPLLAGTADITALQGALVFELDSWNFWACSPRLHARMFLKDVIGGTLVYRRDLWREGVRYPPANLREDADFLVAAMQRGARLARVSARDLFLYVRHGRNTWRFAPGQLLDPREWWKVLEPASFGADRAFYLAQRNRPSTPDVAVSPPARPRVSCIMPTFDREEFVPRAIRHFLRQSHPDTELIIVDDGSRPVEELIPDDARIHYLREGRRSSIGHKRNLACERATGELLLHWDDDDWMASDWIELQARALLGELADVCGLSRPLFYNPVRREAWRYEYPRHERPWVHGGTLCYTRSLWRRNPFPDTSHGEDVLFLHGPEPKKIIAHSHWDKYVAYLHTKNTSARPRAGSRWRPIPATQVERLMMTDGRPHRTGLLSPSTFIR; encoded by the coding sequence GTGAGCTGTGTGATGATCACCGCCGGGCGGGCACGCTTCGTCGAGCAGTCCATCCGCTACTTCCTGGCGCAGGACGTCGCGCGCAAGGAGCTCATCATCATCCACGAGGAGGAGGGAGACCTGCCTCCCACCCTCCCGGAGGGAGCGGGCATCCGCGTGGAGCGCGTCCCGCGCGGACTGTCGCTCGGCGCGAAGCGCAATGCCGGCGTGGCCCTGGCGCGGGGCGGCATCGTCGCGCAGTGGGACGATGACGACTGGTACGGCCCCCAGCGCCTGAGTCACCAGCTCGCGCCCCTGCTCGCGGGGACCGCCGACATCACGGCGCTCCAGGGGGCATTGGTCTTCGAGCTCGACTCCTGGAACTTCTGGGCGTGCAGCCCCCGGCTCCACGCGCGCATGTTCTTGAAGGACGTGATTGGCGGCACGCTCGTCTACCGCCGCGACCTGTGGCGCGAGGGCGTGCGCTACCCTCCGGCCAATCTCCGCGAGGACGCGGACTTCCTGGTCGCGGCCATGCAACGAGGGGCCCGCCTCGCCAGGGTTTCCGCGAGGGACCTCTTCCTCTACGTGCGCCACGGGCGCAACACCTGGCGGTTCGCACCCGGTCAGCTCCTGGACCCCCGGGAGTGGTGGAAGGTACTGGAGCCCGCGAGCTTCGGAGCGGACCGGGCGTTCTACCTCGCGCAGCGCAACCGGCCCTCCACCCCGGATGTGGCCGTGAGCCCCCCGGCGCGCCCTCGGGTCTCGTGCATCATGCCGACCTTCGACCGCGAGGAGTTCGTGCCCCGGGCGATCCGGCACTTCCTGCGGCAAAGCCATCCCGACACCGAGCTCATCATCGTGGACGATGGCTCGCGCCCCGTGGAGGAGCTGATTCCGGACGATGCCCGCATCCACTACCTGCGCGAAGGGAGACGGAGCTCCATCGGCCACAAGCGCAACCTGGCCTGCGAGCGCGCGACCGGGGAGCTCCTCCTGCACTGGGATGACGACGACTGGATGGCGTCGGACTGGATCGAGCTGCAGGCCCGCGCCCTCCTCGGCGAGCTCGCGGACGTGTGCGGGCTGAGCAGGCCCCTGTTCTACAACCCGGTGCGCCGGGAGGCCTGGCGCTACGAGTACCCGCGGCACGAGCGCCCCTGGGTCCATGGCGGCACGCTCTGCTACACCCGGTCGCTCTGGCGGCGGAACCCGTTCCCGGATACGAGCCACGGCGAGGACGTGCTCTTCCTCCACGGCCCCGAGCCGAAGAAGATCATCGCCCACTCCCACTGGGACAAGTACGTCGCCTACCTGCACACGAAGAACACGAGCGCCAGGCCGCGCGCGGGTTCGAGATGGCGCCCCATCCCGGCCACCCAGGTGGAGCGGCTGATGATGACCGACGGCCGACCTCACCGCACGGGCTTGCTAAGCCCCAGCACCTTCATCCGGTAG
- a CDS encoding phage tail protein, with translation MRPPLPPIPPIPGPMPLAAPGLPVGSVVSFAGAVVPFPGDTGGDPPEHATLLWRQGWLVCDGRELKVSEYPELFAAIGYLYSKTSGGDTFQLPDLRGYFLRGVDGGSGKDPDAGKRKMTNGDSSPGVGSLQDCALQLHEHDYTKPVASPAGAGPTADAASLVETMTAPTDSVVQEPGSQQPLFTSPAETRPMNIAMYFIIRFTNFVRV, from the coding sequence ATGCGACCTCCCCTCCCGCCGATTCCTCCCATCCCAGGCCCCATGCCCCTGGCGGCCCCGGGCCTGCCGGTGGGGAGCGTGGTGTCCTTCGCCGGAGCCGTCGTGCCCTTCCCCGGCGACACGGGGGGAGACCCCCCGGAGCACGCCACGCTCCTGTGGAGACAGGGCTGGCTGGTCTGCGACGGGCGCGAGCTGAAGGTCTCCGAGTACCCCGAGCTGTTCGCGGCGATCGGCTATCTCTACTCGAAGACCTCCGGGGGAGACACGTTCCAACTCCCCGACCTCCGCGGCTACTTCCTGCGCGGGGTCGACGGGGGCTCCGGGAAGGATCCCGACGCCGGCAAGCGGAAGATGACCAACGGAGACTCCTCCCCCGGCGTCGGCTCCCTCCAGGACTGCGCGCTGCAGCTCCACGAGCACGACTACACCAAGCCCGTGGCCAGTCCCGCCGGGGCGGGCCCCACGGCGGATGCGGCCAGTCTCGTCGAGACCATGACGGCGCCCACGGACAGCGTCGTCCAGGAGCCGGGCTCCCAGCAGCCGCTCTTCACCTCCCCGGCCGAGACGCGCCCCATGAACATCGCCATGTACTTCATCATCCGGTTCACGAACTTCGTCAGGGTGTGA
- a CDS encoding chloride channel protein gives MSGDPPLRRLVQVCLQTLNRIHLPGPSVLPVAGAVVGLYSGLAAGIFSNLIGVMNGISFSIARLGNPRYSGPHPLANVWDALSQTNWHLEHAITGAPLALGALLLSRVIEPGGPRDEVKRRLRLLALLVLGALALYYPLVALTALNRAFGHAHSITETLPHLPWWLFLVAPPLGGLVVGRLLRDYPDIHGHGVPEVVRAVKSNQELSGERGLLKLIASAITIGSGGSAGREGPIVYGGAAFAGTVGHTLGFSRRELAILLACGAGAGISASFNAPIAGAVFAMEIILREFELKVFSPIILSSVAGTLVSRGTMGAAPMINRLDYKLVSGGEVVFYAVLGLICGLIAYAFVRLLHHTEDFFGGRGRGRLSAWLGGRPLSLRAALGGLCAGLLAFLSPTVWGSGHDYINLAAIGQLGFFFLVTACGVKLVATAITLGSGGSGGTFFPSAVMGAMAGGAFGTLVHYLFPHGTGPSGAYAVVGMGGAMAALTRGPLTGMMMLYELSGNHSIILPLMVTCTIASALCHYLSERKAPKVQTDEELLATTPVRALMRELEPVPADMHLRPLMDQVLTTESGVLPVLDGDGKLYGIVQVDQFREIWRDEALHPALVASDVARKVPLLTPDTDLAQALRLMDQEDVDALPVQGAPGSQTHGLLTRALVRRFLSARHARQHAHGEHIVAPTEATN, from the coding sequence ATGAGTGGTGATCCCCCGCTTCGGCGTCTGGTGCAGGTCTGCCTACAAACCCTCAATCGGATCCACCTCCCGGGCCCCTCGGTGCTGCCGGTGGCCGGCGCGGTGGTGGGCCTCTACAGCGGGCTGGCGGCGGGCATCTTCTCCAACCTCATCGGGGTGATGAACGGCATCTCCTTCAGCATCGCGCGCCTGGGCAACCCGCGGTACTCGGGCCCGCATCCGCTGGCCAACGTGTGGGACGCGCTGTCCCAGACGAACTGGCACCTCGAGCACGCCATCACCGGCGCCCCGCTGGCCCTGGGCGCGCTGCTGCTCTCGCGCGTCATCGAGCCCGGTGGCCCTCGTGACGAGGTGAAGCGCCGGCTGCGCCTGCTGGCCCTGCTGGTGCTGGGCGCGCTCGCCCTCTACTACCCGCTGGTGGCGCTCACCGCGCTCAACCGCGCCTTCGGCCACGCCCACAGCATCACCGAGACCCTGCCCCATCTGCCCTGGTGGCTCTTCCTCGTGGCCCCCCCCTTGGGGGGCCTGGTGGTGGGACGGCTGCTGCGCGACTACCCGGACATCCATGGCCACGGCGTGCCCGAGGTGGTGCGCGCGGTGAAGAGCAACCAGGAGCTGTCCGGAGAGCGGGGCCTGCTGAAGCTGATCGCCAGCGCCATCACCATCGGCAGCGGAGGCTCGGCGGGACGCGAGGGCCCCATCGTCTACGGAGGCGCGGCCTTCGCCGGCACCGTGGGCCACACGCTGGGCTTCTCCCGGCGCGAGCTGGCCATCCTGCTGGCGTGCGGGGCCGGCGCGGGCATCTCCGCCTCCTTCAACGCCCCCATCGCCGGAGCCGTCTTCGCGATGGAGATCATCCTGCGCGAGTTCGAGCTGAAGGTCTTCTCGCCCATCATCCTCTCCAGTGTGGCGGGCACGCTGGTGAGCCGGGGCACCATGGGGGCGGCGCCGATGATCAACCGGCTCGACTACAAGCTGGTGAGCGGCGGCGAGGTCGTCTTCTACGCGGTGCTGGGGCTCATCTGCGGGCTCATCGCGTACGCCTTCGTGCGGCTGCTGCACCACACGGAGGACTTCTTCGGCGGGCGGGGGCGGGGGCGGCTGTCGGCGTGGCTGGGAGGGCGTCCGCTGTCGCTGCGCGCGGCCCTCGGCGGGCTGTGCGCGGGGCTGCTCGCCTTCCTCAGCCCCACCGTGTGGGGCAGCGGGCACGACTACATCAACCTGGCCGCCATCGGGCAGCTGGGCTTCTTCTTCCTCGTCACCGCCTGCGGAGTGAAGCTGGTGGCCACCGCCATCACCCTGGGCTCGGGCGGCTCGGGAGGCACCTTCTTCCCCTCGGCGGTGATGGGGGCCATGGCCGGCGGCGCCTTCGGCACCCTGGTGCACTACTTGTTCCCCCACGGCACCGGACCCAGCGGGGCCTACGCCGTGGTGGGCATGGGGGGCGCCATGGCCGCGCTCACCCGCGGGCCGCTCACCGGGATGATGATGCTCTACGAGCTGAGCGGCAATCACTCCATCATCCTGCCGCTCATGGTGACGTGCACCATCGCCTCGGCGCTCTGCCACTACCTCTCCGAGCGCAAGGCGCCCAAGGTCCAGACGGACGAGGAGCTGCTGGCCACCACCCCGGTGCGCGCGCTGATGCGTGAGCTGGAGCCCGTGCCGGCCGACATGCATCTGCGTCCCCTGATGGACCAGGTGCTCACCACCGAGAGCGGCGTGCTGCCCGTGCTCGACGGAGACGGGAAGCTGTACGGCATCGTCCAGGTGGACCAGTTCCGGGAGATCTGGCGCGACGAGGCCCTGCACCCGGCGCTCGTCGCCAGCGATGTCGCGCGCAAGGTGCCCCTGCTCACGCCCGACACGGACCTGGCCCAGGCGCTGCGCCTGATGGACCAGGAGGACGTGGACGCCCTGCCCGTGCAGGGAGCACCGGGGAGCCAGACCCATGGGCTGCTGACGCGAGCGCTCGTGCGCAGGTTCCTCTCCGCGCGCCACGCGCGACAGCACGCCCACGGGGAGCACATCGTGGCGCCCACCGAAGCCACGAACTGA
- a CDS encoding NrsF family protein, with product MTPECTRVLDSLGQPLPPELTAHVDTCAECRALQEGFGALEAMTPPLKAPALESTRAQVLEELKAHPKATPWWHEVLVLAGVYVGMTVLGALGLTRTPAGLFRNAASPWVILGLAVLVLLTMVGGAVVALAPTRRVAWGLVGTSAAVVALSVVLGGSGLAVRDFLAGSIGCMRMHLLLSALPLLAALVVLRRSAYNPARSVAAGLSAGAVGLLLLHVHCSDGSAPHLVTSHVGPWLLLGVLALLVRARLPNQNHAP from the coding sequence ATGACCCCCGAGTGCACACGCGTCCTGGACAGTCTGGGACAGCCGCTCCCTCCGGAGCTGACCGCTCACGTGGACACGTGCGCCGAGTGCCGCGCGCTCCAGGAGGGCTTCGGCGCACTGGAGGCCATGACGCCCCCCCTGAAGGCTCCGGCGCTGGAGTCGACACGCGCGCAGGTGCTGGAGGAGCTGAAGGCCCACCCCAAGGCGACCCCCTGGTGGCACGAGGTGCTGGTGCTGGCGGGCGTGTACGTGGGGATGACGGTGCTCGGAGCACTGGGGCTCACCCGGACCCCGGCGGGCCTGTTCCGCAATGCGGCGTCCCCGTGGGTGATCCTGGGGCTGGCCGTGCTCGTGCTGCTGACGATGGTGGGTGGAGCGGTGGTGGCACTGGCGCCGACACGGCGGGTGGCCTGGGGCCTGGTGGGGACGAGCGCGGCGGTGGTGGCGCTGTCCGTGGTGCTGGGGGGCTCGGGGCTCGCGGTGAGAGACTTCCTCGCCGGGAGCATCGGGTGTATGCGGATGCACCTGCTGCTGTCGGCGCTGCCGCTGCTGGCGGCCCTGGTGGTGCTGCGGCGCTCGGCGTACAACCCGGCCCGGTCAGTGGCCGCGGGGCTCTCCGCCGGAGCGGTGGGCCTGCTGCTGCTGCACGTGCACTGTTCGGACGGCAGTGCCCCCCACCTGGTCACCTCACACGTGGGGCCCTGGTTGCTGCTGGGAGTCCTCGCCCTGCTGGTGCGGGCCCGTCTCCCCAACCAGAATCACGCCCCCTGA
- a CDS encoding RNA polymerase sigma factor: MTRFSQGDARAFDALFQRYARPIHGYLARLTGSAAAAEDLSQQTFLSLVKARGRFQEGSRVKPWLYAIATNAARDWQRRKRPEDLTDEGELPSSVPVEEPAPRDAGLERVVQRALAELPEGQRVPIVLHRFEGMSFAEIAESMGLTESAVKVRAHRGYARLRELLAALREETSG; the protein is encoded by the coding sequence ATGACGCGCTTCTCCCAGGGCGACGCACGGGCCTTCGATGCCCTCTTCCAGCGCTACGCGAGGCCGATCCACGGCTACCTGGCGCGGTTGACGGGCAGCGCCGCCGCGGCGGAGGACCTGTCCCAGCAGACGTTCCTCTCGCTGGTGAAGGCGCGAGGACGCTTCCAGGAGGGCTCGCGGGTGAAGCCGTGGCTGTACGCCATCGCCACCAACGCGGCCCGGGACTGGCAGCGGCGCAAGCGGCCCGAGGACCTGACGGACGAAGGCGAGCTGCCCTCCAGCGTGCCCGTGGAGGAGCCGGCCCCCCGGGACGCGGGGCTCGAGCGCGTGGTGCAGCGGGCCCTGGCGGAGCTGCCCGAGGGCCAGCGCGTCCCCATCGTCCTGCACCGCTTCGAGGGGATGAGCTTCGCGGAGATCGCCGAGTCGATGGGACTGACGGAGTCGGCGGTGAAGGTGCGGGCCCACCGGGGCTACGCGCGGCTGCGCGAGCTGCTGGCCGCCCTGCGCGAGGAGACGAGCGGATGA
- a CDS encoding acyl-CoA desaturase, whose product MCLFVFYTGARPVDVAVCVGLYVFRMWGITAGYHRYFSHRAYKAGRGFQFFLALAGTLATQKGVLWWAAHHRHHHRYSDHEQDIHSPLQKGFWWSHLGWILCDKYGETRYDSIKDFARYPELVWLNRLFIVPPVLLAVALFFIGGFSMLVWGFFVSTVLLWHGTFTINSLSHVFGKRRYKTTDTSKNNWLLALITLGEGWHNNHHFHQNTANQGWFWWEVDLSYYSLKALSWVGLVSDLRTPSEQTKYSYLKYTAEERAALNAPVSIPWFAPVAAKKKAAEEKMKAAEEKVREALAAAADSLPSSAPSPQALLKRQ is encoded by the coding sequence ATGTGCCTCTTCGTGTTCTACACGGGGGCCAGGCCGGTGGATGTCGCCGTATGCGTGGGCCTGTACGTCTTCCGGATGTGGGGCATCACCGCTGGCTACCACCGCTACTTCAGCCACCGCGCCTACAAGGCGGGCCGCGGCTTCCAGTTCTTCCTCGCGCTGGCGGGGACCCTGGCGACGCAGAAGGGTGTCCTCTGGTGGGCGGCGCACCACCGGCACCACCACCGCTACTCGGACCACGAGCAGGACATCCACTCGCCGCTGCAGAAGGGCTTCTGGTGGAGCCACCTGGGGTGGATCCTCTGCGACAAGTACGGTGAGACGCGCTACGACAGCATCAAGGACTTCGCGCGCTACCCGGAGCTGGTGTGGCTCAACCGGCTCTTCATCGTGCCGCCCGTGCTGCTGGCCGTGGCCCTCTTCTTCATCGGCGGCTTCTCCATGCTGGTGTGGGGCTTCTTCGTGAGCACCGTGCTGCTGTGGCACGGCACCTTCACCATCAACTCGCTCAGCCACGTGTTCGGCAAGCGCCGCTACAAGACGACGGACACCAGCAAGAACAACTGGCTGCTGGCGCTCATCACCCTGGGCGAGGGCTGGCACAACAACCACCACTTCCACCAGAACACCGCCAACCAGGGCTGGTTCTGGTGGGAGGTGGACCTGAGCTACTACTCGCTCAAGGCGCTCTCGTGGGTGGGCCTGGTGAGCGACCTGCGCACCCCGTCCGAGCAGACGAAGTACTCCTACCTGAAGTACACGGCGGAGGAGCGCGCGGCGCTCAACGCCCCGGTGAGCATCCCCTGGTTCGCCCCCGTGGCCGCCAAGAAGAAGGCCGCCGAGGAGAAGATGAAGGCCGCCGAGGAGAAGGTGCGCGAGGCCCTGGCCGCCGCGGCCGACAGCCTGCCCTCCTCCGCGCCGTCCCCCCAGGCGCTCCTCAAGCGCCAGTAG
- a CDS encoding site-2 protease family protein, protein MLRFRLGGIPVDVHLSHLLFSALLGVLMVRDMPALNPTTLDPSTWMLDPSVWPYHQLQSPGGPGYGRTAMGVALSWMLIIFVSALVHESGHALALRVFGYRPSIELVWLGGATRPNASAPIPWNRLVVVTAAGPLSGLALGVVALLLRQYGVSPDAQVARFLLAWFFVANLFWTIFNLIPVPTLDGGTIVSTLATRFLGKMGFMGAQLLALVVCVAVVAFAVVQPAPVLGLLFGIYGYQALRLLMATSRGELKVSSGVAPEPLVRELQQAQEALAQGRLDEARQHGLAVLEAEACTLDLASRAHHLLGWVALKNGQGRTSLDHFAQVQRRPVETHALAAAFSLLGDEPRALSLWELAWQETRDRTVLHEFAGSLIRAGRVQQALRLPGVDPEAAFTCAGRTLFIRGAYSEAARIAEEGLLHAPVARLAYDAACAHARARHKDDAMRMLHRATSLGFQDADYAASDEDLAPLHGHLDFEQWLMGLHKSASA, encoded by the coding sequence ATGCTGCGCTTCCGGCTCGGGGGCATCCCCGTCGACGTCCACCTCTCACACCTGCTCTTCTCCGCCCTGCTGGGCGTCCTCATGGTGCGGGACATGCCGGCGTTGAACCCGACGACGTTGGATCCGAGCACCTGGATGCTGGACCCGAGCGTCTGGCCCTACCACCAGCTCCAGTCGCCCGGAGGCCCCGGGTATGGCCGGACCGCGATGGGGGTCGCCCTCTCGTGGATGCTCATCATCTTCGTGTCGGCGCTCGTCCACGAGTCCGGCCACGCGCTGGCGCTCCGGGTGTTCGGCTACCGGCCGAGCATCGAGCTGGTCTGGCTGGGCGGCGCCACCCGGCCCAACGCCTCCGCCCCCATCCCCTGGAACAGGCTGGTGGTCGTCACCGCGGCGGGGCCCCTGTCCGGGCTGGCGCTGGGCGTGGTGGCGCTGCTCCTCCGACAATATGGGGTGTCCCCGGACGCGCAGGTGGCGCGCTTCCTGCTCGCCTGGTTCTTCGTGGCCAACCTCTTCTGGACGATCTTCAACCTCATCCCCGTCCCGACATTGGATGGGGGCACCATCGTGAGCACCCTGGCCACCCGGTTCCTCGGGAAGATGGGCTTCATGGGGGCGCAGCTGCTGGCGCTCGTGGTGTGCGTCGCGGTGGTGGCCTTCGCCGTGGTCCAACCGGCCCCCGTGCTCGGCCTGCTCTTCGGTATCTATGGATACCAGGCGCTGCGGCTGCTGATGGCCACCTCGCGCGGAGAGCTCAAGGTGTCCTCGGGCGTGGCGCCGGAGCCGCTGGTGCGGGAGCTGCAACAGGCCCAGGAGGCACTGGCCCAGGGACGGCTGGACGAGGCGCGCCAGCACGGACTCGCCGTGCTGGAGGCGGAGGCGTGCACCCTGGACCTGGCCTCGCGCGCCCACCACCTGCTGGGCTGGGTGGCCCTCAAGAACGGACAGGGCCGCACGTCGCTGGACCACTTCGCCCAGGTGCAGCGCCGGCCGGTGGAGACCCACGCCCTGGCGGCCGCCTTCTCCCTGCTGGGCGATGAGCCGCGGGCACTCTCCCTGTGGGAGCTGGCCTGGCAGGAGACGCGGGACAGGACCGTCCTGCACGAGTTCGCCGGCTCGCTCATCCGCGCCGGGCGCGTGCAGCAGGCGCTGCGGCTTCCGGGCGTGGACCCGGAGGCGGCCTTCACCTGCGCGGGGCGCACCCTCTTCATCCGCGGGGCCTACTCGGAGGCGGCCCGCATCGCCGAGGAGGGCCTCCTCCACGCCCCCGTCGCCCGCCTGGCCTACGACGCGGCGTGTGCTCATGCCCGTGCACGTCACAAGGATGACGCAATGCGCATGCTGCACCGCGCCACCTCGCTGGGTTTCCAGGATGCCGACTACGCGGCCTCCGACGAGGACCTCGCTCCTCTGCACGGCCACCTGGATTTCGAGCAGTGGCTCATGGGCCTGCACAAATCCGCGTCCGCCTGA